The nucleotide sequence ACATAGATATTGTTATGTTCTCAGttcagtaaattttcattttttaaaatttttttatgcttttcatAATTGTGTTCTTCTATTTCTCACTCAGTCACTCGGTTAGTCGTATGATTTCAAGTTCTGATTACATCAATTaatatattgattttttaaaaaccataaaacttggaaaaaatttggaaagaaacTAAAGAAAGTCAGCTTTCTACCAAGTATTCTTCTCTTCATTCTTGGAACTTCCGAACCGCGTCCCCCCAATACAGCTATGGTAGCTTAGATAGACGCTGATACTGGTAGAACGGTAGAAGTGGTAGACGACGAACGAAAACATCTTGACGTCGATAACGTACTTATGCTCACACATGGAACGTGCCAATCGTTACCTGTTTAGGTTAGATGTTAAATATTGCTTCACCGTGCAAGATCTTATATAGTTCTTACGCAGTGCAGTAGACCTAGATAATGCTCAGATTGAACGTTCCCTTCGGTTGAGTGAAATACTAATCATGGTCTCGAGAAATAGAATTGAAAACAGTACACTTATGTTGATAACTTGATACCAGTtgtgtgattttaaatttcaatcacgTAGAACGGTAGAAGGAAATAATCTAAAAATCAttaatgattattgattaaattgaataaataagaATATTGCATATCAATGTCATACACTTCAATTCAATTTCGTTCCAACTTCGTAGGTATGCTCTTTCCATTTCGAAATCTATTCATAGTATAGATAAAAAGTTTTGCCTTACTGATCCCTGCAACCGGACTCAGATCCAGAAGCGAAGCGGAGTGCTAGATTATTATCaacaaattattataaaaaacaGTACGTAAatcatgatttcaaaaaaaacttgagcgATCGGTAGTAAAAGCAAATTCTCTCTACTCTGGAAGCCAAGATATGATTCGAACTGCGACCTCCCATGTAGCCAAACTACGCCAAACTAAGCTAGCTACTCATCGTATGATCGTAAAACAGTAGTAAACTTTACTACGAATTTCTGTTGCACTGTTGCCGTTCCGCCCAAATTTCTTTTCCGCCGCCTGAACGAGTCAAGACTCAGACTGTCAAGAGTCAAACTATCTTTCCATGTGCTGCTTTGATTGATGTATGTGTGATTAAGATAAGATTCGATATAAGttgtcataaaaaaattgatgaatatttaatTCTTCCCTGGCGTAagtatttgatatttttgtagtGATGAAAGCTAACGCTAAGAAAGCTTATGAAGAGGGTCATAGAAAATGTGTTGGATGTGGAAGAGTGGGTTATAGCGGCCTTTTCAGGTGAATACATGTGTCATTTTGTCATTTGCAACTCTCATCAGTACATTTCATAACTCATAAGCCTGCTTTCTAATGTTATGTCTATATTTATCAGCATTCCGCATGAACCGAATTTAAGAAATCTTTGGTTAAAAGCATGCGGTATTGATGAATCGACTAATATAGCCAAGGGAACAAAATTATGTGAAAAGCATTTTACCGAGGATGATTTTGTTCCCTGCGATGAAGGAAAACGAAAGTATTTGAAGAAAGATGCCATTCCAAGCATTAAAGTCGAGTACGTACTTACGTTTGTAGCTATGTAGATCTCACCATCTTTTGTACCTAGATACAACTTTTCTTGCTATTGAATATGTTTTCCCGATTTTTTCTATTATGCAGTCCAGAACAATTCAACAATCATCGAAGCGATTATCAATTTCATTGTTTTGTATGTGGTACGGTGTCTGGTATAAAACATTCTTATCataggtaaaaattttaatcatcgcAGATGTCTTTTTCGAGCGATATGTAGGTGTTTCGCCTAATGGAACACAAAGTTTCATTATGTAAGTCCATGTTACAGGATTCCTCTAGATCCCAACATTAGAGAGCAATGGCTTAGAAATGTTGGTATAAACATTGGCGCTTTCAACACAACCCCTCCAAGCATAAAACTATGCGATTCTCATTTTAGTAGAGACGACTTGTTAGTGCATCCACAATCGAAAATACGCAGATTACGAAAAGGTGCGCTGCCTTTCGCGATAAAGCAAAAAGAACcatcgaaatcgaaaatgtttGTGATTTACTTTATTGATTCGTATTATTAAAACTTACTGTTCACCTGATTATTTTGACCATCgatgtattgtatttttttccagctTTAAAGTCAACTCCTCTAAAACCTCATCTGCAAAATCCAAAGCAGTTGTTGCCGTTTCAAATACGGAGAACATTTCATGGGTACCTGAGAAATCTTCTTTGAGAAAAGAAACCGTCATTCCTATTATTGACTTGACTTCTTTCTCGAAGAAAGGCGATGTTATTCTCTCTATAGACTTGACTTCAGAAGGTAATATCTAGaattcatgtttttcttttaataagTGTGTTGACGTAAGGGTTTTGGGTGTGACAATAaatattttcgttttgttttataGATGACGCACATGCGAATTCTGAATCTGTACCAGAAGGAAAACAGGAACGTATTCGTctccaaaaaaaggaaaaagttcGACCGGAGAAAGAATTGACATATTCTCAAGAACCATTggaatcaaaaatgtttgctacctatacatatttataCATTATCGATTtagtagaataatttttgtgacAATTTGCTTTTTCTTTAATTCAGCTTAAAAGCGACTTCTTCTACATCATCTCAGGAATCCA is from Planococcus citri chromosome 1, ihPlaCitr1.1, whole genome shotgun sequence and encodes:
- the LOC135831701 gene encoding uncharacterized protein LOC135831701 isoform X1; the encoded protein is MKANAKKAYEEGHRKCVGCGRVGYSGLFSIPHEPNLRNLWLKACGIDESTNIAKGTKLCEKHFTEDDFVPCDEGKRKYLKKDAIPSIKVDPEQFNNHRSDYQFHCFVCGTVSGIKHSYHRIPLDPNIREQWLRNVGINIGAFNTTPPSIKLCDSHFSRDDLLVHPQSKIRRLRKGALPFAIKQKEPSKSKIFKVNSSKTSSAKSKAVVAVSNTENISWVPEKSSLRKETVIPIIDLTSFSKKGDVILSIDLTSEDDAHANSESVPEGKQERIRLQKKEKVRPEKELTYSQEPLESKILKATSSTSSQESKTVVASSTKDFSDKKAPDHSTISSKKKSVFHIVDSTLEDVEEPKPPESDLKKKRKRIRQLKEKKVRLDNELTDSQELLESKISKTTSKTLSQTSKTVSVSSTEYVSEDVSLVEESSNLEGENVQDPLQSKLDKKKRRIGRLKEKISHFEKEAAECRTLLNDLLTKKLVTKEGRKMIKKYIRNVEAT
- the LOC135831701 gene encoding uncharacterized protein LOC135831701 isoform X2, producing MKANAKKAYEEGHRKCVGCGRVGYSGLFSIPHEPNLRNLWLKACGIDESTNIAKGTKLCEKHFTEDDFVPCDEGKRKYLKKDAIPSIKVDPEQFNNHRSDYQFHCFVCGTVSGIKHSYHRIPLDPNIREQWLRNVGINIGAFNTTPPSIKLCDSHFSRDDLLVHPQSKIRRLRKGALPFAIKQKEPSKSKIFKVNSSKTSSAKSKAVVAVSNTENISWVPEKSSLRKETVIPIIDLTSFSKKGDVILSIDLTSEDDAHANSESVPEGKQERIRLQKKEKVRPEKELTYSQEPLESKILKATSSTSSQESKTVVASSTKDFSDKKAPDHSTISSKKKSVFHIVDSTLEDVEEPKPPESDLKKKRKRIRQLKEKKVRLDNELTDSQELLESKISKTTSKTLSQTSKTVSVSSTEYVSEDVSLVEESSNLEDVQDPLQSKLDKKKRRIGRLKEKISHFEKEAAECRTLLNDLLTKKLVTKEGRKMIKKYIRNVEAT